Part of the Phaseolus vulgaris cultivar G19833 unplaced genomic scaffold, P. vulgaris v2.0 scaffold_104, whole genome shotgun sequence genome is shown below.
cactgctttaaaatatttaaagcatttgttgaaagagagagTGGCAGACAAATCaagatggtgcgtagtgatgaaggaggtgagtacaagtctaatgaattCAAGAGACATTTGAATaacttgggttgcaacataacataacttgcccctacacacctcaacacaacaGAGTTTgctgagagaaagaatagaacaatcatggacatggcgaggagcatgcttaaagcgaaaggtatgccaaattatttttgggctaaggccgtaacatgtgcggtatatttgataaacagatcacccactcggagtgttcctaacacaactccgattgaggcatgaagtggattcaaacccaatgtgcaacacttgaaggtatttggggtcaattacttatgctcatgtccccaaggcaacaagatcgaagttggatgataaggcagtgaagaccattttcattggatataagcatggggatacaaactgtacaatccaatgacaaagaaggtgattatcagtcgtgatgttacatttgccgaagatgaggaatggcaatggaatgcagcagttgaaatggattcgaaaaaacgatatatttatgttttgaacgatgatgtTTTGAACCTGAAGAGGCAGTTCAACCAGAAGTTGTAAGTTGCAACTCCAATTGCATctatgatggagcgaccaagaaggcagCAACAACAACCTGTACATCTTCAAGATTGCGAAGTAAATCGGGAAAGTTGTTCCAAATCAaaattaagggaggatgttggttattcagattttattattattaattctgattttattaccttaaactattttaccattatattgcattaatggttaGTATACAGGTCTGTtagtattcttattttatagcttacagtaattgtaattttattttattatatatatgattgagtaaatcaaaatgaataagattcagttttacaattttgtgcaattacgttcaatcagttgctacaaccttttgccttattttatttctttcaaattagttcctacaaagttttggtctagtcactcgtatttttgtattttctttctttttttctttttcttataatatttgtttcatgtgatgacaaataattgttgttacttgaggtgtcaaccTAGTTGAGATCTTAAGTTGCACAATGATGaatgaaagtttttatttaaaaaaaagttaaaagtgATTAATGAATTAAACACATATAAAATAGTGAAAACATGATATTGtttgaattgaaaaaaataaaaagagaataaattagtgaaaaatttatagttaatttgtttgataccataaaataaaataaaagttaaattagttaaataatataatgagaGGGATATGATTTCTTGATTTTGTAACAAAGgcctaaatatatatatatatatatatatatatatatatatatttaagatttttataaagTGACTCATATTATCTTTTCAAGGAATGATTAAGAttgcaataatttttaaatttaaattatatttaagagAAAGATGTAAAGGGAAAAAAACGCAATCATTTTCCTCTTTTATTCTAAAGAATCTATTTTTATAGACCAATTAGCTCCAGGATCTATAATGGTGTAAAAAGATCCAATATTCACAcgagttttttttcaaataatttttaattaatttatataatttgtatgttataaaaaaaatgaaattttgagAATCATTATCTATgtacacaattttttatttattttatctttattaatattttattttattattttatttttgaatatttcagtaattttctgttttttaaatatttactaaataactacttattcttataattgctttattttattttatttttaatattaaaaaaatattattaattttaaattttaaatatggaGTAATTTGTATAATTATTTACAAATCATGTACACATTTTTtctatacaattttaaaaaaagagggttaaaatcagattttttttaaattttttttaaaagacactgtaataatttgttttttttcagttgtagtagaaaaaaaatagaataaagagAAGTCATCCTTGCTGCAGGAACGTTGATCCGATCTCACTAGTTTTTGCAGTCACACTGGCGTGTTTTCTTACAGTTTTAGTCAGCAAAAATATGTCATGCAACCTCACattatttgttaaataaattaaatgctAAATTGTGAATCTTTGAAgtaaaatgtatataaaaactaaaagctATGTAATCTTCATTCTTATATTgtacaaaatacaattttttttaaaaaataaaataaatcaattatgaCTAACAAGCATAGGATAACGACATAACGGACAAGTGTGACTTGTCTGCAACCACTTTACAATACAGAGATGATGAAAAACATGTTCACATGGCAACAACGATAACTTCACATTCTCTTCATTCTCTCTAAAGCCAACATTTTCCAAGCAAATACTGCACTTCTCAGTTTCCATTTTCAAGAAAGGTGAAATTGAGAACGTTTTAAGTGAATCAATGGCTTCTGCAGATGCTGGAATCGTTGCTGCATAATGTTCCATCTCTTCCTCTGTATCTTCCTCTGTCTCTTCCTCTGTCTCTTCCTCTGTCTCTACATCTGTCTCTACCTCTTCCTCTACATCTATCTctacctcttcctcttcctcgtcGCATTCTACATCTGCAACTACATCCACGATGATGTCTAAATTCAAAGGCAATTCTTTGCATTCTGAATCCACAGACTCAGAATCACCACCAAATTCCAAGGCTCCTTGAAtcatattaacaattttttgcGATGCTGGGTAAACAATTTCTGGGATGAAGCAGTAAGAACAGCGTGGGTCGAACAACACACTCCTCAAGAAATCTGCATTATTTTCAAAGAAATTCTGACAGCTAATGGGAGTTGAAGTTTTTAATAAGGTTGATGTTTGAATAGCATGTAGATGATGATTATAATATCGAACAATGATAGCCACATCAACCCTCAATATGTCTGTGGGTTTGATCTTCACTCCCACTTCTTCAGTTCCCATCTCATAGTGGTACGAATGCACTCTTCCTTCTACGGTTCCCATGTTGAATGAAGAACATGCACAAGCCTCTGTCTATTTATAATAAGGTTGCAACAAAAtctaaacagaaaaataaatcttctaataaattcatataaatgaaaaacagggttgaatataatataaagatAGGATAAGATTTCTTGATTTTTAACAAATTcctaaaaacatatatatatttttaagatttctatcattttgattaaatctatttcaaaatatattttttttcttgaaaatctCACTCATCTTATCAATATTACATTATCTTTTCAAGATTAAGATtgcaataattttaaaatttaaattgtatttaagagaaagataaaaagggaaaaaaaggcAATCATTTTCCTCTTTTAAAAGACACtgtaataattagttttttaataatatttttaatttgaggTAAACAAAGTATTGCTTTTTTCTTATTGGATAACCATGTCTACTGAGAAATTAGACCATATTTCCACGTGAAGTGATTCATAGAATTAAGATTTTCAggtttaataaaaatatcacgCAACAGATATTAAATATTGATTTgttcaaaacaatatataattgattatgtttagatttgattgagaataatatataattgattatgtagaATGAGATAcgcaatattatttaaatattttataaaataagttttcaaacaattattcctattcattttaaatttattctaaataatttattatattgaaaGTTAAAATAACATTCATTTCTTAGttcatgattatcaatattttttaatacaagcacatatttttaatagaccatattacttaaaaattatttgaaacaaTAAACTATATCTGTgttaaaatcaatatatatatttttttctaatacaAAGAGAAGAAACCTTCAACTTCTAGGGTTTTTCAAACAAATGTCTGAACTGAAGATTCGTAGCGGAGAAGAGAGGTAACAAAAATTTGATTCGTAGCGTCCCACTCTTCCCACCGTCATTTGGATGTAAGACCTCTTATCGCAATCCTTGTGTGTTTCTTATAAATGTAATGTTTCTAATTCGACATTGAACTGCTAAGATTAATCGGAATAATGCGTGTTGTTGTTTAAGGGAGTTGACGGAGAGGATTAACAGAGTCGACGCAAGACTATGCAATTGATAGAGCAAACCTGCGGAAGCTTGAAATGAGTCCAAGGAAGAAGCTCTGATTAACAAGAGAGAAACAAGAAGCAAGAGGTAGATAAACCCTAAGGTTGCAATGAGTAGAACAGAGAGAGGGTAAAGCAATGTcgtgaaaaagaagaagaaagggaaAAAGGAATATCAATTCAATATTACTGAAAAAACCAAACTGTCAAAGCATTACAAGAGTGAATATATGGTGTTGGAAAggaaaaacagaaataaaagcCCAAAGATCCAGAGGCCCAAAAAACAGAAAGGCCCAATAAAAACATAACATATTTTCTTTATCACCCCCCCCCCCTTAAGCTGGGAGTATAAGTTCTTCATTCCCAGCTTGGATTGAAGCACGTTAAAGATGGAAGGAGGTAAAAGCTTAGTGAATATATCTGCTATCTGCGTGGAAGAAGGGATGGGAAGTAACTTGATCAGTCCAGCATGTAGTTTTTCCCTAACCAGATGGCAGTCGATTTCTATATGTTTGGTCCATTCATGGAATACTTGATTGGAAGCAATTTGTATTGCTGACTGATTATCACAGTAAAGTGTGGCTGGTTGAATGAAAGGAATGTGGAAATCATGGAGCAGATAGGATAGCCATTGTATCTCACAAGTGGTGGCTGCGAGAGCTCTATACTCAGCTTCTGATGAACTTCTGGATATGGTCTGTTGCTTTTTTGATTTCCAGGAAATGAGAGAGTCGCCTAGATAAATAGAGAAACCTGTAACTGATTTTCTTGTCTCAGTACAAGTTGCCCAATCTGAATCATTGTATGCCTTGAGTTGGGTTGTGCTTGCTGCTGAAAGAAAAATTCCATGGCCAGGTGCATTCTTGAGGTATCGAAGGATGCGAAAAACAGCCTGATGATGAACGGTGGTAGGTGCTGAGCTTGTTCACGCTGAAGGCAATGTCTGGTCTTGTGTTTGTCAAGTAGATAAGGCGTCCTAGCAGTCTTTGGTGGTAAGAGGATGATTCTGCAGCATCTAGAGGGACACCTTGAGTGCTAGATGGAGGTGAAGAATGAACCATAGGTGTTGGAACAAGGGCACATCCAAGCATTCCTGATTCATGAAGAAGATCCATGGTATATTTGCATTGTGAAAGGTGGATTCCAGTGCTGTTTCTGGCAACTTCCAGACCAAGGAAGAAATTGAGATCGCCCAGATTCTTGATTTTAAAATGTTGATGCAGCAGATTGGTGATGTGGGTGATTTCCTCAATATTGTTCCCGTtgagaacaatgtcatcaacatacacAAGAAGAGCAGTTATGTGATTATTGGTAGTTTTTAAGAATAATGAATGATCAGCAGTAGATATAATGTAACCATTATTAAGTAAAAAACTGGATAATTTGGCGTACCATTGTCTGCCATCCTGACGTAGACCATAGAGGGAGCGTTGCAGTTTGCAGACAATATTGGAATTAGGAACAACAACTCCAGGTGGTGGCTTCATGTAGACTTCTTCAAGTAACTCTCCATGAAGAAAGGCGTTGTTAACATCTAGCTGTTTCAGATTCCAATTATGAGAAGCAGCCAGCGCAAGTAACAAGCGCAGGGTAGTCAGCTTTGCGACCGGGGCAAAGGTGTCAAGGAAGTCGAGTCCTTCAAGTTGTGCGTAACCCTTGGCAACGAGGCGTGCTTTGTAGCGATCAATCGTGCCATCAGATTTGTGTTTGAGTTTGTAAATCCATCGGCATCCAATTGCTTTCTTTCCCGTTGGCAGAGGCACAAGAATCCATGTATGATTAGCTGAGAGAGCTTCTAGTTCGTCCGCCATGGCCTTTTTCCAGCAGTCATGTTTGGAAGCATCCTCATAATTTTTGGGTTcaatagaagaagaaaaggaagcaATAAGACTTTTAAAATTAGGAGATAAAGCAGAATATGATACAAAATCAGTAATGGGATATTTAGTACTTATACTGTTTGTAGATGACGGATCAATATTGAAGTCCTGAAGGTAAGCGGGAGGTCTCTTTGCCCTGGTTGATCTCCTTGGTGAAGGATTAGTCATATATCCAGTGGGTATAATGAGCTCAGTAGCAGTATTGCAAttgtcagaaaaaaaaatcatagtttGAATTGTAAGACTTTGGAATAGGCAGAGACAAATTGTTGGGACTATCATTTTTATCATCTTTCAAATTATATGGAAAGATATTTTCATAAAAGACAGTATGTCTTGAGATctcaattttatgatttttaagatTAAGAAAAAAGGTAACCTTTAGTGTGAGGTTGAAAACCTAAAAAAATACCAAACACAGATCTGTCATCAAGTTTCTTTCTGTGAGAAGTAATAGTGCTAGAATAACAAAGACAACCGATAACACGCAAAGAAGAAATATCATAAAGAAAGCCATGTAACTTTTCGTAAGGAGTCATGTTTTGCAATAAAGGGGTTGGAATACAATTAATTAGTAAAACAGCATGCAAAACAGCAAATTGCCAAAAGATGGGGGTAAATTGGCTTGAAAAAGCAAAGCACGAGTAACATTAAGAATATGTTGGTGTTTACGTTCGGCAATACCGTTTTGTTTCGGTGTCTCAACACAAGTTTTTTGATGGATTATGCCTTTAGAAGAAAACAGATTATTCATGGCAAATTCAGCACCATTATCAGTGCGTATAGTTTTGACAGTGGTGTgaaaatgattttcaacatAAGATAAAAACTAATAATGTGTGTTCTAACTTCAGATTTCATGCACATAGGAATTACCCAAGTATAACGAGAAAAATCGTCCacaatagttaaaaaatatcgAAAACCATGCATGGAAATAATAGAATAAGGGCCCCAAATATCCATATGTAAAAGATCAAAGATATTAGAAGTATTGGAATTACTTAAAGGGAGAGAGagttttctttgttttgctCTATGGCAAGTATCACACATATAAGGTTTTTGAACAGAAATACAGGGGTATATAGATCTCAAAACATGCATTCTTTCATTAGAAAGATGTCCCAGTCTATTGTGCCACACATTAACATCCTTAGAAACACAATGAACAGAAGGAATGTATCTGTTGGGGGCATTTCTTTGAAAGATAGAAGGATGAAAGACATACAAGCCATTTTTGGCCTCAACTATACCAATCTTCTCTTTCGTTAAATTGTCCTGTATCACACAATTCTTAGATGAGAAAATCAAATGACAGTTCAAATTTAAAGCAAGTTTGGATGCAGAAACAAGATTGAAGGTAAACTCAGGCACATATAGAACATCAGTAAGGTAAAGTTTATCATTAAAAGCCACAGTTCCAGAACAACTAGTATAAAACCGATGACCATTCGGCAAACTAATAAGGACaggtttaataattttatatgatgTAAAATCAGATAAACAAGTACAAACATGATCAGTTGCTCCTGAATCTAATATCCAAGAACCTTTAACAGTAGTGTAGACATTAGAGAAAATGACATTACCCGTTGAAGAATCCTTTTGATCTTTATTGACAGCAAAAGAGCCCACTTGATTCAACTGTACAGGGGGCTGGTTTGCAACATTATTGATGGAGTTTTGCTTGATCAGTGCTGATAAGACTTGATATTGTTGGGTTGTGAATACAGAGGGCATGTCCCCATTTATCTGTTCTTGTTGACAAATTTCAGAAGAAACATCATCAGTTACATTAGCATTGAGTAAAGGAGTGGTCCTGCTATTAGGTGGGTTATAACCCGGAGGGAAACCATGTTTCCTGTAAGAAGTATCAATGGTATGACCATTCTTGCCGCAATGGGTACAAATCTTTCTATTGCTATTGAAcctaaaaattttattttcctgATTGAGAAACCCCACCTTTTTGAAGCAAATATTCTCAGTGTGACCAAATTTTCCACAGAAAGAGCAAGTAGGAGCAGAATTACGACTAGCACTAGTATGGTTAATATTCGGAATCAAAAAGTTACTTGCTAATTGACGTTCTTGTTGGGCtaccaaagaaaaaaatttagaaataggTGGTACCGGTTCCATGAGAAGAACGTGCAATCGAATGTTGTTGAATTGGTCATTAAGCCCACCTAGAAATTGCATAGCTTGGTCTTCGCGTTTTCTTTTACTGATATCAGAAGCTACAGAGCAAGTACACTTAACTTGACAAACACAAACAGGGTTAGGTCGAAAGTTATCAAGCTCATCCCAAATAATTCTGAGTTTCGTAAAATAGTCAGTGACAGATAAATCATTCTGACTCAATGAGGATGCTTCAGATTGCAAATCAGAAATCCTAGAGAGATCACCTTGCGAATATCTGGTTTTCAAGTCGTTCCAGATATCGACAGCTACATCCATCCAAATAATACTTTGTCTAATAGGGAGAGATACCGAATGTACTAACCACGAAATAACCATGTTGTTGCATCTAATCCAAGCTGAATATGTAGAGTCGTTCGTTGGTGGACAGGGATGAGTACCCAAAACGAATTCCACCTTATTCTTTGCACTCAGCGCTGTTATGATGGACCTACTCCAGGAATGGTAATTCGTCGAGTCAAGCACTGGCGAGACCAATGAAGCTGCTGGATTCTCACCAGGATGAAGATAAAGGTAACTGCTTGTGGAGGGTTCCAACGTTGGTGTAGTTGTTCTCGTTGTTCGCCCTTCTGCCATTTCGctaaaagaaaacaagaaacaGGTCGTAAGCACATAAAAGATTCATAAAGAAAGAGCAGATGAAAGGAGAGTAGACTGCGCAGCAGAGCTCTTCAAAGGAAGAGATCTGATACCATAACAGAGTCGACGCAAGACTATGCAACTGATAGAGCAAACCTGCGGAAGCTTGAAATGAGTCCAAGGAAGAAGCCCTGATTAACAAGAGAGAAACAAGAAGCAAGAGGTAGAGAAACCCTAAGGTTGCAATGAGTAGAACAGAGATAGGGTAAAGCAATGTcgtgaaaaagaagaagaaagggaaAAAGGAATATCAATTCAATATTACTGAAAAACCAAACTGTCAAAGCATTACAAGAGTGAATATATGGTGTTGGAAAggaaaaacagaaataaaagcCCAAAGATCCAGAGGCCCAAAAAACAGAAAGGCCCAATAAAAACATAACATATATTCTTTATCAAGGATTTTTCCAAACCGGAACATTCCGAGTCTTCCGACGAGGATTTTGATGTAAGACCTCTTACCTAATCctgatatattttttacattgtaAACTGTTTCTAATTCAACTTTGGATTACTGAGATCAAGGTTTGCAGTAGCAGAAGCTCCATAAACTTTGGCGTTGTGGCTGAAAACATGGTCACGGAccattaagtttaattgaaataGTTGTGTTGTTGCAGGGAGTTGTCCAAGCTGATTTTTCATTTTTCGATCCTAAACCTGATGATTTTCATGTAGTGAAGACCTTGTTGCAAACCTACCTTGACGATGAAGAATGTAATATTCTCATCTCACAATGATACGAATGCACTCTTCCTTCTACTGTTTCCATGTTGAATGAAGAACATGTATAAGCCTCTGTGTATTTATAATAAGGTTACAACAAAATCTgaacagaaaaataaattttctaataaaTTCATATAAACGGAAAATAGAgttgaatataatatatatatatatatatatatatatttaatttctaccattttgattaaatctattttaaaatatttttttcttgaaaaactcaCTCATCTTATCAATATTacattaaattttcaaataatgattaagattagaataattttaaaatttaaattatgtttaagaGAAAGATAAATAGGGGAAAAAACTAGAATTAGTACATATGTTTTTACTAATATAGTGGATTGGAatttaagatataaaaaaataaattcaaaattcgaATTTTACCTACCATATTTAAAGTACTTTCATATTATCTTATGAATAGGTTTTTCATATTATCTTATGAATACGTTATTCATATTATCTTATGAATACGTTATATCTGATTAAGTATGTACTGTTTCTAACAAATcagttatatatattattattaatcaagAACATAAGAAATTCGGCCtattagtattttatatttgataataacaaaaatGAATTAAGATTACAATAATCtaaaaattcaatttctttgaaAAAGTTCAAATTGATAGAGTATAtccatatttaaaataaatcaaactaaattttaaattagaataaaaaataataacggaaacaaaaataaaaaagtatatgaTATTATTTACCAGACGCTGCAAAAGAACGAGAATATCTTATACACACGATCTTGCTCCAAAATAAAATCAATGTttataatataagaataaatcaTTTAATATATGAGTTATTTTTCTAACttgttatcatgttattctCTGAAATATCCATccaatttattttcttcaaaatctATCTACCCCATTATATTTTTTGcattcataaaatttaaatcCAACAACTTACTTAATTATTGATTTATATCATTAATGAAATACATGggattaaaagaaatattcattcatttattttaaattaaagaaatttaataattttctttattttggaGAACATATAGGAATAAagatattattttcaattagaGATTATGAGATTATCCATAGTGAATTAATAACAAGTAAGCACAGTAACCATAGTTAATACTATAGTTAGAAAAAGATAAACCATAGTAAATAATTAGTATTACTTAAGCAAATGCAAACAATCAAACACAACCCTCTAATCTTTTTCCTCACTTCCTTCATCTTCTAATAATCTCTgctaatttttcttctttcattctTCTTTTGGCTTCAATAAAATTTGCAGAGAGACATGAGAATGAAGATGAGATCAACTATGGCTATTGGAGTTGCATATAAATGTTGGATGGCACTAACAAAATgggtttttctctttttttctgttgctcaagaaattgttAGAGACATTGTTCGTTATCTGTAGATTCAAAAGCTCATgttatcatcatcttcatcatcaatcatcttaCAGTTGTTTTTAGTaagaatttgattatttttagttaaatatgtttttctgttggagatctcacatcgactagagatggaGACATTTCATTGAtgagaatatttcattgtatataagtaggtgcaaacctcaacctcatgagccggttttatgaggttgagttagacttaaagtccactttgtaatatggtatcagagtcattttgaactcattttatggggttgaattagatttaaagtcAACTTTGTAATATTTtcgtttttatatattttttaaattgattttcgtTTATAGTTTAAACTACTTTCCTAAGTATTTATAAGTAAACTATAAGAATagatgtttataaaaaaaatgatgttcAAGATTTATACTTTTATACTTTTGAATGATTATATATAAAGTGATTCATATTAGACTTTTTCTTTGTGTCACAAtggtatttattttattattaatagttttgTTTTGGATACACAATAAATTATGTTGgtagataaatataaaaaatctgTAATACTATGTTAAAAAGGGTTATATTTTAATTCTATGGTATTGAAGATTCTACATTATCTTACATTAAACTATATTGTGTAGGTatcttattaaatttaaattatcttatgtaaagttaaattaaatttaaaatttactttttaatatgatatttattttgaaCAAATAAGTTATGTAATTTGAGTGGATGgaagaaaaatttatttaaaatatatttttaatttaaaatttttcacACTTCTTATTATCTAAAAGTTTAAGAAGATCAgctatttattttaagtttcgTTTCTTAGTTTTAATCTCTATTTaagtatataatattatatttattttaactttataagtttattttaaaatacgtCATACACtaaaaagatattaaatataaatcaattttagagacaaaaataattagttactatattaactaaattaaatattattttataaactaaaagaatattgatatttaaaatattttttattattaataacaaattataaactaatttttaaattattatttaactagctatcaaaattttaactaattttaaagttggaagttttttattagaaaaaaaaatgaaaatttaataatttaataatttttaaaaaatcatgtcAATCAATTAAATGGTCTTCACAAATGACCATTTAAGTGTTTTCATAACTAAGTGTAATATATGAAgatcataaatttttatataagtttGATCTTCACAAATATTTGCAAtaactttttcataaatttttatatattgaagATGAGGTAAAAAATTCATTTACAACAACTATTAAGAGACAAACTTATGAATATAGAGATAAAATTTTAGTTTGCAAAATCTAGTTGGTTTATATAACATGTTGTGTTCTTTATCTCTTTAAAAGAGTGAATATTATCTTGTATACGTCTTCTTCTGGTGAGTAATTATGTGATAATCTTGATTATATTTTCTTGTAGTCAAGAGTTTTAATCACGTGTGGTcatattacaaataaaaaattcaacacTAGTCAAGAATATTATTTAGTTATCTAACATGTTATTacgaaatggactttaagcctaactcaaccccataaaaccggctcatagggttgaggtttgcacccacttatatactaagtaaggctctaatctctagtcgatgtgggatctccaacacacccccctcacgccgagactgtcaacttgtgcgtgggactatatattatgggtggtccaatagcggcccgatagcgggtggcacgataggcccaacagaaacactcgctaggataggctcgaaaatggctctgataccatattacgaagtggactttaagcctaactcaaccccataaaaccggctcatagagttgaggtttgcacccacttatatacaatgaaaggctctaatctctagtcgatgtgggatctccaacacacccccctcacgccgagactaccaactcgtgcgtgagactatatattatgggtggtctgataacggcccgatagcgggtggcacgataggcccaacacaaacactcgctagg
Proteins encoded:
- the LOC137817524 gene encoding uncharacterized protein, encoding MFLLGLSVFWASGSLGFYFCFSFPTPYIHSCNALTVWFFSNIELIFLFPFLLLFHDIALPYLCSTHCNLRVSLPLASCFSLVNQGFFLGLISSFRSEMAEGRTTRTTTPTLEPSTSSYLYLHPGENPAASLVSPVLDSTNYHSWSRSIITALSAKNKVEFVLGTHPCPPTNDSTYSAWIRCNNMVISWLVHSVSLPIRQSIIWMDVAVDIWNDLKTRYSQGDLSRISDLQSEASSLSQNDLSVTDYFTKLRIIWDELDNFRPNPVCVCQVKCTCSVASDISKRKREDQAMQFLGGLNDQFNNIRLHVLLMEPVPPISKFFSLVAQQERQLASNFLIPNINHTSASRNSAPTCSFCGKFGHTENICFKKVGFLNQENKIFRFNSNRKICTHCGKNGHTIDTSYRKHGFPPGYNPPNSRTTPLLNANVTDDVSSEICQQEQINGDMPSVFTTQQYQVLSALIKQNSINNVANQPPVQLNQVGSFAVNKDQKDSSTGQFNEREDWYS